The following coding sequences are from one Gossypium hirsutum isolate 1008001.06 chromosome A12, Gossypium_hirsutum_v2.1, whole genome shotgun sequence window:
- the LOC107938270 gene encoding triacylglycerol lipase 1 yields the protein MDKFPAFLLLPFLCFFHSLFLSDADVTGNSSDPGLTLSADSLCAQLIEPNGYFCTEHTIQTKDGYLLALQRVSSRSGDLKVQQGHPVLLQHGLFMAGDAWFLDSTEQSLGFILADQGFDVWVGNVRGTRWSHGHISLLDTDKEFWEWSWQELALYDLAEMLHYIHAITSSKIFIVGHSQGTIMSLAALTQPDIVEMVEAAALLSPISYLEHVSAPLVLRMVAMHLDQMVLALGLHQLNFRSDVLVNLVDSLCDDHVDCTDFLSSITGQNCCFNKTRMNFYLEYEPHPSSVKNLRHLFQMIRQGTFSQYDYGVLKNLLIYGQFKPPAFDLNNIPKSLPIWMSYGGNDALADATDVQRTLEELSSKPELLYLDNYGHIDFLLSVKANRDIYNHMIGFFRSLEKSSSY from the exons ATGGACAAGTTTCCGGcgtttcttcttcttccatttctttgttttttccaCTCTTTATTTCTTTCCGACGCCGATGTTACCGGAAATTCGTCCGATCCCGGCCTAACTCTCTCCGCCGACTCTCTCTGCGCCCAGCTTATCGAGCCCAATGGTTATTTCTGCACTGAACACACT ATTCAAACTAAGGATGGCTATTTATTAGCTCTCCAACGCGTCTCATCTCGTTCTGGGGATCTTAAAGTTCAGCAAGGTCATCCTGTTCTGCTTCAGCATGGATTATTCATG GCAGGTGATGCATGGTTTTTGGATTCCACTGAACAGTCGTTGGGCTTCATCCTTGCAGACCAGGGTTTTGATGTGTGGGTTGGAAATGTTCGTGGAACACGTTGGAGCCATGGACACATATCTTTATTAGATACAGACAAG GAATTTTGGGAGTGGAGTTGGCAGGAATTAGCTTTGTATGATCTTGCAGAAATGTTGCACTACATACACGCAATTACCAGCTCCAAAATCTTTATTGTTGGACATTCACAG GGCACAATAATGTCTTTGGCTGCTCTCACTCAGCCAGACATAGTGGAAATGGTTGAAGCTGCTGCTCTTTTGTCTCCAATATCTTATTTGGAACATGTCAGCGCTCCACTTGTACTTAGAATGGTTGCAATGCATCTGGATCAG ATGGTTCTTGCTTTGGGGTTACATCAATTGAATTTCAGAAG TGATGTGTTGGTTAACCTTGTGGATTCTTTATGTGATGACCACGTGGATTGTACTGATTTTCTAAGTTCTATAACAG GGCAAAATTGCTGCTTTAATAAAACTCGGATGAATTTCTATCTGGAATATGAGCCACACCCATCATCGGTGAAGAATTTACGCCATCTTTTCCAGA TGATCCGTCAGGGTACATTTTCCCAGTATGATTATGGAGTCCTGAAAAACTTACTGATATATGGACAGTTTAAACCGCCAGCATTTGATCTTAACAACATACCAAAGTCATTGCCAATATGGATGAGTTATGGAGGAAATGATGCCTTAGCAGATGCAACGGATGTGCAGCGCACTCTTGAGGAATTATCGTCAAAACCAGAGTTGCTTTATCTCGATAATTATGGTCACATAGACTTCCTTTTGAGCGTAAAAGCAAATAGAGACATATATAACCATATGATCGGGTTTTTCAGGTCGTTGGAAAAGTCAAGCAGTTATTAA